A genomic region of Papaver somniferum cultivar HN1 chromosome 7, ASM357369v1, whole genome shotgun sequence contains the following coding sequences:
- the LOC113298455 gene encoding uncharacterized protein LOC113298455, giving the protein MDFWARAKSFAEEAAKKSQEYTKEAAKRSQELTIGSSTLSDIVSETAKKSKELAAEATKKADQIKIEAFKRADQFKTLAEGISPQIPSVNISSLVDSSSSLINTTNSIAPSSADLEKFGITDELREFVKGITINTFQDFPMEDEPPMSEVPTVSNVRQDLTEWQERHATLVLSAVKEVSKLRYQLCPRFMKDRKFWRVYFVLVNSHVTPFEKRYNEEVKLKSVEKTKDEVKSNEPTAATISKPEVAEQNRQIKTSLSSTEQDLDIFLLGDLGSSDEGGPDDGGFDDDLDKSDDEGSKEQSKSATADDDDDLL; this is encoded by the exons atggaTTTTTGGGCGAGAGCAAAAAGTTTTGCAGAAGAAGCAGCAAAGAAATCACAAGAATATACAAAAGAAGCAGCGAAGAGATCCCAAGAATTAACAATTGGGTCATCAACACTTTCAGATATCGTTTCAGAAACAGCTAAGAAATCTAAAGAATTAGCAGCTGAAGCTACAAAGAAAGCCGATCAGATCAAGATCGAAGCATTTAAACGAGCTGATCAGTTCAAAACCTTAGCTGAAGGGATCTCTCCTCAAATTCCATCTGTTAACATTTCTTCGCtcgttgattcttcttcttccttgattaATACTACTAATAGCATTGCTCCTTCTTCCGCGGATCTTGAGAAATTTGGTATTACTGATGAACTTAGAGAATTCGTCAAGGGTATTACTATCAATACCTTTCAGGATTTCCCCATGGAAG ATGAGCCGCCGATGTCTGAGGTCCCTACTGTGTCGAATGTACGACAAGATCTAACAGAATGGCAAGAGAGACACGCTACTTTAGTTCTCTCGGCAGTTAAG GAAGTTTCAAAGTTAAGATATCAATTATGCCCACGGTTTATGAAAGATAGGAAATTTTGGAGGGTATATTTCGTACTTGTGAACAGTCACGTGACTCC GTTTGAGAAACGATACAATGAGGAGGTTAAGCTGAAATCTGTGGAGAAAACGAAAGATGAGGTAAAGAGCAATGAGCCAACGGCTGCAACAATTTCTAAACCAGAAGTTGCAGAGCAAAATCGACAGATTAAGACTTCATTATCGTCTACCGAGCAAGACTTGGATATATTTCTCCTGGGAGACCTTGGAAGCAGTGACGAAGGTGGTCCAG ATGATGGTGGCTTTGACGACGATTTAGACAAGTCG GATGACGAAGGTTCTAAGGAACAATCGAAAAGTGCAACAgcagacgatgatgatgatcttCTTTGA